One segment of Oncorhynchus keta strain PuntledgeMale-10-30-2019 unplaced genomic scaffold, Oket_V2 Un_contig_14630_pilon_pilon, whole genome shotgun sequence DNA contains the following:
- the LOC127918619 gene encoding oocyte zinc finger protein XlCOF6-like: MDCFTSFYDPEELRIHTCRPHPCSDCRGSVICPTHLKSKQTQKTKATYLCGQCGMRCETPSKLKTHQRTHTGEKPYHCTVCGKGCSHSDHLKTHQRTHTGEKPYHCSQCGKSFSQLTTLRNHHLTHTGQKSYLCSHCGKSFSQLANRNTHQLIHTGEKPYNCSQCGKDFRSPRELKSHTRTHTGEKPFHCSQCGKSFSQLSSLKRHQLTHTGEKPYLCSQCGKSFTTLSELKPHQITHTGEKPYLCSQCGDSFTSLYFLKKHHLTHTGERPYLCSHCGKSFSQLANLNTHQLIHTGEKPYHCSQCGDSFTSLYFLKKHQLIHTGGKLFQCSQCGKSFSHSSTLKKHQITHTGEKPYHCSQCGKSFSLVGNLKRHQLTHTVEKP, encoded by the coding sequence ATGGACTGCTTCACTAGTTTCTATGATCCAGAGGAGTTGAGAATACACACTTGTAGGCCCCACCCCTGCTCAGATTGCAGAGGCAGTGTTATTTGTCCAACTCACCTCAAATCAAAACAGACTCAGAAAACGAAGGCGACATACCTGTGTGGTCAATGTGGAATGAGATGTGAAACACCAAGCAAACTAAAGACGCACCAGagaactcacacaggagagaagccatacCACTGCACTGTTTGTGGAAAGGGCTGCAGTCATTCGGACCATCTAAAGAcgcaccagagaacacacacaggagagaagccttaccactgctcccaatgtggaaagaGTTTCAGTCAGTTAACAACTTTGAGAAACCACCACCTAACTCACACAGGACAGAAGTCTTACCTCTGCTCTCATTGTGGGAAGAGTTTCAGTCAGTTAGCCAACCGAAATACACACCAGttaattcacacaggagagaagccatacaaCTGCTCTCAGTGTGGGAAGGATTTCAGATCTCCAAGAGAATTAAAGTCACACACGAGAacgcacacaggagagaagcctttccactgctcccaatgtggaaagaGTTTCAGTCAGTTATCAAGTCTGAAAAGACACCAActaactcacacaggagagaagccttacctttgttctcaatgtgggaagagtttcaccACGTTATCTGAACTGAAGCCACACCAGAtaactcacacaggagagaagccttacctcTGCTCTCAATGTGGGGATAGTTTCACCAGTTTATATTTCCTAAAGAAACACCACCTAACTCACACTGGAGAAAGGCCTTACCTTTGCTCTCATTGTGGGAAGAGTTTCAGTCAGTTAGCCAACCTAAATACACACCAGttaattcacacaggagagaagccttaccactgctctcaATGTGGGGATAGTTTCACCAGTTTATATTTCCTAAAGAAACACCAGCTGATTCACACGGGTGGAAAGCTGTTCCAATGCTCCCAGTGTGGTAAGAGTTTCAGTCATTCATCAACTCTGAAGAAACATCAGATAactcacacaggggagaaaccttaccactgttctcagtgtggaaagagtttcagTCTGGTAGGAAACCTAAAGAGACACCAACTAACCCACACGGTAGAGAAGCCTTAA